Proteins co-encoded in one Aspergillus flavus chromosome 2, complete sequence genomic window:
- a CDS encoding MFS multidrug transporter, protein MSKPEREEIERASQETINTVADKPTESQIVFLHGWRLCFVILGLMICLYLVNMEVTIVSTSLIAITSDLIGFNKTSWIITGFLITFTGFMSIWTRVSDIIGRKKTLLAAEVTFLAFSFGCGLSPSVNTLIICRSFQGIGGAGVYPLTLLCAYETVPKSKIPLLGGLFAIAIACAALTGPLIGGVLAQNSEWRWVFYVNLPPGAVAILMLLIAMPANHGSVPSKSIAYLKPSIALFKDLDLVGAVLLLSACLLPITVLNETNLSFEWASGTAIGLLVAGGVSWMAFFAWEWVIDGCPGYHPIFPKRLLFNRAWMGMLIITFASGCPWNVIVVYLAQRFQVLERLSPVDAGIRLIPYSALATVGTAGANLACLRGHIPFVYLILFGSLLQTVGMALFSIIPQTNSFPSAGYGYEVIAGAGIGVTIGICVLAVPYVVETRDLATATGALNQCRFLGGAIGLAIAANIQYGNLKSELADTLSPEQLQQLLENSSTVETLPTQLQAAIGDVFAKSYTHQYQAMIAFAAVQIPASLLMLRRGGQYVVKEDETTDSDSGSDTTV, encoded by the exons ATGTCTAAACCAGAGCGTGAGGAAATAGAGAGAGCGAGCCAAGAGACGATCAACACGGTGGCTGACAAGCCTACCGAGTCTCAGATTGTGTTTCTACATGGGTGGAGACTCTGTTTTGTTATACTTGG GCTCATGATCTGCCTTTACTTGGTCAATATGGAAGTGACTATTGTCAGCACTTCACTCATCGCTATCACTAGTGACCTGATTGGTTTCAACAAAACAAGCTGGATCATCACCGGGTTCCTCATTACATTCACTG GTTTCATGTCTATCTGGACCAGGGTCAGCGATATCATTGGTAGAAAGAAAACCTTGCTTGCTGCCGAGGTGACCTTCTTGGCATTTTCATTTGGGTGCGGGCTATCCCCGTCGGTCAACACGCT CATTATATGTCGGTCATTCCAGGGAATTGGCGGTGCTGGGGTTTATCCGCTCACCCTCTTGTGCGCCTATGAGACTGTGCCTAAGTCAAAGATTCCCCTGTTGGGCGGCCTGTTTGCGATAGCCATTGCATGCGCAGCCTTGACAGGGCCTCTCATTGGAGGCGTACTGGCGCAGAATTCGGAGTGGAGATGGGTTTTTTACGTGAA CCTCCCTCCTGGAGCAGTAGCCATATTGATGCTACTTATCGCCATGCCAGCGAACCATGGCTCGGTGCCATCGAAATCTATCGCCTATTTAAAACCGAGCATTGCACTCTTTAAAGACCTAGATCTCGTCGGTGCTGTTCTACTACTCAGTGCCTGTTTACTACCCATCACTGTTTTGAACGAAACTAATCTGTCGTTTGAGTGGGCTTCTGGGACTGCAATTGGACTACTCGTTGCGGGAGGTGTATCATGGATGGCCTTCTTTGCTTGGGAATGGGTGATTGATGGATGCCCTGGCTATCACCCCATATTCCCAAAACGATTACTATTCAACCGAGCTTGGATGGGGATGCTTAT AATCACGTTCGCTAGTGGCTGTCCTTGGAACGTGATAGTTGTGTACTTGGCACAGCGCTTTCAAGTCCTAGAAAGGTTGTCGCCTGTAGATGCTGGGATCCGGCTGATCCCATACTCGGCCCTTGCAACTGTGGGCACCGCTGGTGCTAATCTTGCATGTCTTCGAGGCCATATCCCCTTTGTGTATCTCATTCTCTTCGGCTCCCTGTTACAAACCGTGGGAatggctctcttctccattaTTCCGCAGACGAACTCATTCCCCAGTGCTGGGTATGGATATGAAGTTATCGCAGGCGCCGGCATTGGAGTCACTATCGGGATCTGTGTTCTAGCAGTACCTTATGTTGTCGAGACGCGGGATCTAG caacagcaacggGCGCTCTTAACCAATGCCGTTTTCTCGGAGGTGCAATCGGCCTGGCGATTGCGGCTAACATCCAGTATGGGAACTTGAAGAGCGAACTAGCAGATACACTTTCGCCGGAGCAGCTACAGCAACTATTGGAAAACAGCAGCACAGTGGAGACCCTGCCTACTCAGCTCCAGGCTGCAATCGGGGATGTATTTGCGAAGAGCTATACTCACCAATATCAGGCAATGATTGCCTTCGCAGCCGTGCAGATCCCAGCATCTCTACTAATGCTGCGACGCGGTGGACAGTACGTGGTCAAGGAGGATGAAACTACTGATTCGGATAGCGGATCGGATACGACTGTTTAG
- a CDS encoding putative periplasmic nitrate reductase: MAASTYETRDSIQDVYGDRTPYKHEWPTRYDMRVLDTPDKWVQSACVLCSNGCGLDIGVKDGRVVGVRGRATDRVNKGRLGPKGLHGWESIHHPDRLKHPLIRRNGKLEQASWDEAMSLIVDKAKEIRARLTNHGIGFYTSGQLFLEEYYVLAMIGKAGLNTLHMDGNTRLCTATAAASMRESFGSDGQPGSYGDIDYTECLFMVGHNVANTQTVLWSRILDRLEGAYPPKLIVVDPRRSETAKKATIHLAPKIGTNVALLNGLQHLLFKNGWVNEAFVSKHVVGLQQLEAVVEEYTPEYVMQVTGVPTTLLEEAARIIGTSSSLLSTALQGVYQSNQATAAACQINNINLLLGHIGKPGSGILQMNGQPTAQNNREAGCDGEYPGFRNFQNQKHMQEIADHWNIDLIRMPHWNQPTHIQNMLNYIENGSIEMFWVSGTNPLVSLPNLHRVRDLFTKPDLFLVVQDIFPTETTAVADVVLPAAQWAEKTGCFTNADRTMHLSQKAVEPPGEAKSDLDIFLDFGRRMGFKSKDGGPLIPYTTPEEVFDAWKKMSYGRPCDCSELTYEKLTGGSGIQWPCTKEYPNGKERLFTDGKFFTDPDYCEDFGHDLETGAPYTRAQYQAMNPAGRAILKAAHHKAPLEAPDDQFPLLLSTGRNVFHFHTRTKTGRARRLQQADPQPFVRISEADARALYLTEGEMVVVRSRRGSVELPVRIGEINKGHVFIPFHFGYFDSKDPRARAANELTVDEWDPVSKQPMFKSGAVRIEKCIQKEGGKESHPKEEQTAAIRSVEQKKGQGKAPAANAFNSQSGVERIRRLELWLGATHQALEVLNDVYMDLIPRLVHDLEVYSGLEVMRRITLDILRKLNPVISRYHESRQYGRKVATSLKDSLFPVVEEGSDAYEALVALQALDVFLTYIEGHLTALSPASQALWDLEFVDAVKFSQHGIQRQKAWVTQHIKVKSPQTLLVPVAALDELHSDESTLSGYLRC; encoded by the exons ATGGCGGCGTCCACATACGAGACTCGCGACTCTATCCAGGATGTTTACGGTGACCGCACACCGTACAAGCATGAGTGGCCGACGCGATATGACATGCGCGTCTTAGACACGCCGGATAAATGGGTACAGAGTGCATGTGTGCTGTGCAG TAATGGTTGCGGGCTGGATATCGGCGTCAAAGATGGCCGTGTGGTGGGAGTACGCGGTCGCGCGACCGACCGGGTGAATAAAGGACGTCTGGGTCCGAAGGGTTTACACGG CTGGGAATCCATCCACCATCCGGACAGGTTGAAGCATCCACTCATCCGGCGCAATGGCAAGCTCGAGCAGGCGTCGTGGGACGAAGCGATGTCCCTGATTGTCGACAAGGCGAAGGAAATACGGGCACGTTTGACAAATCATGGCATTGGGTTCTATACCTCCGGTCAATTGTTCTTGGAGGAATATTATGTTCTAGCGATGATTGGCAAGGCCGGGTTGAATACCCTCCATATGGATGGCAATACCCGTTTGTGTACGGCCACTGCGGCGGCTAGCATGCGTGAGTCTTTTGGTAGTGATGGTCAGCCGGGGTCTTATGGGGATATTGACTATACGGAATGTCTGTTTATGGTCGGTCATAACGTGGCGAATACGCAGACGGTCTTGTGGTCTCGAATACTGGATCGTCTCGAAGGGGCGTATCCTCCGAAGCTCATCGTGGTTGATCCTCGACGGTCGGAAACGGCGAAGAAAGCCACGATCCACCTGGCACCTAAAATCGGGACAAATGTGGCTCTCCTCAATGGATTGCAGCATCTGTTATTCAAGAATGGCTGGGTTAACGAGGCGTTTGTCTCGAAGCATGTGGTGGGATTGCAGCAACTAGAGGCTGTAGTGGAGGAATACACCCCGGAGTATGTGATGCAAGTCACCGGCGTCCCTACGACATTACTAGAAGAAGCAGCCAGGATTATAGGAACTAGTAGTAGCCTGCTATCAACTGCGCTGCAGGGAGTTTACCAATCGAACCAAGCTACGGCAGCTGCCTGTCAGatcaacaatatcaaccTGCTGCTTGGACATATCGGTAAGCCTGGCAGCGGGATTCTGCAAATGAACGGCCAACCCACTGCTCAAAATAACAGGGAGGCCGGATGTGACGGTGAATATCCAGGGTTTCGAAATTTCCAGAACCAGAAGCATATGCAAGAGATCGCGGACCACTGGAACATTGACTTGATTCGAATGCCGCACTGGAATCAGCCGACGCATATTCAGAATATGCTTAATTACATCGAGAACGGCTCGATTGAGATGTTTTGGGTGTCGGGCACGAACCCGCTGGTCAGCCTACCCAATCTGCACCGTGTCCGAGACCTGTTTACCAAGCCCGACCTCTTCCTCGTAGTGCAAGATATCTTTCCTACCGAGACAACAGCTGTGGCAGATGTGGTGTTGCCAGCGGCTCAGTGGGCAGAGAAAACTGGATGTTTCACCAACGCTGATCGAACCATGCATCTCTCGCAGAAGGCCGTCGAACCACCGGGGGAGGCTAAATCTGACCTGGACATCTTCTTGGATTTCGGACGGCGGATGGGCTTTAAGAGCAAAGATGGAGGGCCCCTGATCCCATATACCACGCCGGAAGAAGTCTTCGATGCATGGAAAAAGATGTCATACGGCCGTCCTTGTGACTGTAGTGAGCTCACGTACGAGAAACTTACTGGCGGATCTGGTATTCAATGGCCTTGTACTAAGGAGTACCCGAATGGAAAAGAGCGCTTGTTCACCGATGGCAAATTCTTCACTGACCCAGACTACTGCGAAGACTTTGGGCATGATCTCGAAACTGGAGCGCCTTATACTCGAGCACAGTATCAAGCCATGAACCCTGCTGGACGAGCTATCCTCAAAGCAGCTCATCACAAGGCGCCCCTTGAAGCTCCTGATGATCAGTTTCCTTTACTCCTCTCAACAGGGCGCAACgttttccatttccataCACGGACCAAGACAGGAAGGGCCAGACGGCTGCAGCAAGCCGATCCACAGCCATTTGTTCGTATATCTGAAGCGGATGCGAGAGCTCTCTATCTCACGGAGGGGGAAATGGTTGTAGTGAGGTCCCGGCGTGGTAGTGTAGAGCTCCCTGTGAGAATTGGTGAGATTAACAAAGGACATGTTTTTATCCCGTTCCACTTCGGTTATTTCGATTCAAAAGACCCGCGAGCGCGAGCCGCCAATGAGCTTACAGTTG ACGAATGGGATCCTGTTTCTAAGCAGCCCATGTTCAAGTCCGGTGCGGTTCGAATCGAGAAGTGCATCCAGAAGGAGGGTGGAAAGGAAAGTCACCCCAAGGAAGAACAGACTGCAGCGATCAGAAGCGTCGAACAGAAGAAAGGACAAGGAAAGGCGCCGGCCGCAAATGCGTTTAATAGCCAGAGTGGCGTCGAGCGTATCCGACGACTAGAACTTTGGCTAGGCGCCACACACCAGGCTCTGGAAGTTCTCAACGATGTCTATATGGACCTGATTCCACGCCTAGTACACGATCTGGAGGTATACTCAGGGCTTGAGGTTATGCGTCGAATAACTCTGGACATTCTACGCAAGCTCAACCCGGTCATCTCGAGATACCATGAGAGTCGTCAGTACGGCCGGAAGGTTGCTACAAGCCTTAAGGATAGTCTTTTCCCGGTGGTCGAAGAAGGGAGTGACGCATACGAGGCATTAGTCGCCCTGCAGGCACTAGATGTCTTCCTTACATATATTGAAGGGCACCTAACCGCACTTTCACCTGCAAGTCAAGCGCTGTGGGACCTCGAGTTTGTTGATGCTGTCAAGTTCTCGCAACATGGCATTCAACGACAGAAGGCTTGGGTTACCCAGCATATCAAGGTCAAAAGCCCTCAGACTCTGCTTGTTCCAGTGGCAGCATTGGATGAACTACATTCCGATGAGTCGACTTTGTCGGGATATCTACGCTGCTGA
- a CDS encoding putative molybdenum cofactor biosynthesis protein (molybdenum cofactor biosynthesis protein), whose translation MGLSYTEAIRLVEAEAYRKRNVFLSRAETCSIYAAGGRIARHTIYSPISTPRFDTSAMDGYALSSAATEDATVEYPRTFEVKGITAAGDEPFTEVKHDGAIPPCVEIMTGAPFPKTVEQEDFDCCVRYEDVIVEERSGRRFVTVTKPAKPKQNRRLAATDFQTDNAIVKEGELIHPNQVMAMASVGITELSVLLKLRIAVFSTGSELLLAKEESTKLHRISDSNGPYLTATLEDWGAIVDFLGVIPDQPEDLEQALLRGLHGSRYDLIISSGAVSAGRYDLIPAVLERLRARTVFHKVEMKPGHPVLFSMLPRLQTAPDSEVAFFGLPGNPVASAACLRFIVVPYLNTIRLQPQEKPYKARIMTMNDKLGSHHDIPLGSGKPVTTVPMEKDVFRPGTLCGSTDQDLMVQLISDHSPGKIKPFLEANCWIRIAHGVSEVREGDLVGIYPTR comes from the coding sequence ATGGGCCTGTCCTACACAGAAGCAATACGACTGGTCGAGGCCGAGGCATATCGCAAACGAAATGTCTTTTTGTCTCGAGCCGAAACGTGCTCGATATATGCCGCAGGAGGTCGCATTGCTCGACACACCATTTACAGTCCAATCTCGACACCAAGGTTCGACACGTCTGCCATGGATGGCTACGCATTGAGCTCCGCTGCGACGGAGGATGCGACCGTGGAATACCCCAGAACGTTCGAAGTCAAGGGCATCACGGCCGCCGGAGATGAACCTTTCACGGAGGTCAAGCATGATGGGGCTATTCCGCCTTGTGTGGAGATCATGACAGGAGCTCCATTTCCCAAGACTGTCGAGCAGGAAGACTTCGACTGTTGTGTTCGCTATGAGGATGTAATAGTCGAAGAGCGATCGGGGCGTCGCTTCGTTACAGTGACCAAGCCTGCCAAGCCGAAGCAAAATCGACGGCTGGCCGCGACAGACTTCCAAACAGACAATGCGATTGTCAAAGAGGGAGAGCTGATCCATCCGAACCAGGTAATGGCGATGGCATCGGTCGGTATCACGGAGCTTTCTGTGCTGCTCAAACTGAGGATAGCGGTCTTCTCGACCGGATCTGAACTATTACTTGCAAAAGAAGAATCTACTAAGCTTCATCGGATTAGCGACAGCAATGGCCCGTATCTGACGGCAACGCTGGAAGACTGGGGCGCTATCGTCGACTTTTTGGGGGTTATCCCCGATCAGCCTGAAGACCTGGAACAGGCCCTTTTGCGCGGTCTTCACGGATCCAGGTATGACTTGATCATCAGCTCTGGCGCTGTCTCGGCCGGTCGCTACGATTTGATCCCCGCAGTGCTTGAGCGCTTACGGGCACGAACGGTTTTTCACAAGGTAGAAATGAAGCCCGGGCATCCGGTGCTTTTCTCCATGCTTCCTCGACTCCAAACTGCTCCGGATAGCGAGGTGGCCTTTTTCGGCTTGCCGGGAAATCCAGTCGCCAGCGCCGCTTGTCTTCGTTTTATAGTAGTGCCTTACTTGAATACCATCCGACTGCAACCGCAAGAGAAGCCATATAAAGCCCGTATCATGACTATGAACGACAAACTTGGTAGTCACCATGATATACCACTCGGGTCCGGTAAGCCAGTCACAACTGTGCCGATGGAGAAAGACGTGTTTCGACCAGGGACACTTTGCGGCTCCACAGACCAAGATCTCATGGTCCAACTCATATCGGATCATAGCCCTGGCAAGATCAAACCATTCCTCGAGGCCAACTGCTGGATCCGGATCGCACATGGTGTTTCCGAGGTCAGAGAAGGCGACTTAGTTGGCATTTACCCGACGCGTTGA
- a CDS encoding putative ABC multidrug transporter, whose product MTAQGDSPTPTRDGTSVASVEEKPPKADTNKSTSTPEHAGGLRSYIRIFSYADTVGWVLNVLALIGAIGAGSALPLMDVLFGKMITNFNNFATGSDSPDQFRSELNKFTLYFVYLFIGKFVLVYAWTLSLSVSAVRTTKSLRIAFLTHLLRQDIGFFDRNESGSSVVQLTTNANLVNQGISEKLGFAVQGTATFVAAFIVAFVVQWKLTLITICIAPAILIVTSVCAGILVKQENRILHVNSIAGSLAEEVLASMKTVHAFSAFSKLTSKYDDHAKEAKRLGLTQSLNMAILYSAEFFCVYAGYGLAFWQGVRMYARGEINEPGKIITVIFAVILAATAMTQIAPQIIQVTKAASAAQSMWEVIDRDSPIDGLSLDGQRPDKCEGNIEFSNVSFSYPTRPQIPVLHDFTLSIPANKTTALVGPSGSGKSTVTGLLERWYNTQDGIITLDGVDIRQLSIQWLRTHIRIVQQEPTLFNATIFENVAYGLAGTDYANAPKQVQIERVITACKAAYAHDFIETLPEKYDTQVGERATMLSGGQKQRIAVARSIVSDPKVLILDEATSALDPQAEKIVQQALDNVSASRTTITIAHKLSTIRKADQIVVLSQGQIVEKGTHEELQAAGGTYHRLIKAQDLGTVDNDGPLPEKERNEGSTGITPAISRQQDHSKETQLVERLKAPSGRGRSLIRCLAILLRERRELWFEFIVTLVTCVVGGATYPILAFVFAKVLDVFQIQPTSKMVEKGDFYALMFFVLALVILVVYGVMGWVTNVIAHVSVTEIPRLIALLTIKQCVVYTYRLEMFRDYIRQDMTFYDQPQHTTGSLVSDLSTKPNSLQELLSFNVGIIIVALVNITASSILSIAVGWKLGLAVLAGAMIPMVFCGYLRIRLEFRLDDATSHRFSESAALAGEAMSAIRTVASLAIERVILEKYTTKLAGIERKSIKSLTWTMFWLALTQSLSLLSEALSFWYGGRLLSTGEYSSTRLYIVVIGAILSGEAAASFFMFSTSFTKSQGACNYILWLRSLQPDVQDGPSDNGSGESNDTAARVELQDVAFRYPTRPTRPVLNDINVEINPGQFVAFVGPSGHGKSSLISLLERYYNPTSGSIQLDGSDIRDMSLASYRSHLSLVQQEPVLYQGTIRENIALGLKEEATEERIYEACRQANIFDFVSSLPDGLATSCGSRGSLFSGGQRQRIAIARALIRRPRLLLLDEATSALDTESERIVQEALDQAKDGRTTVAIAHRLSTIKHSDRIFVLVGGRVREQGTHEELLQRRGIYYEMCLGQALDKAA is encoded by the exons ATGACAGCTCAAGGGGATTCTCCCACGCCAACAAGGGATGGGACATCCGTTGCATCCGTAGAGGAAAAGCCGCCAAAGGCAGACACAAACAAGTCCACCAGTACACCAGAACATGCGGGTGGCTTGAGGAGCTATATCAGGATCTTCTCGTATGCTGATACTGTGGGCTGGGTGCTCAATGTCCTCGCCTTGATCGGAGCTATCGGTGCAGGCAGCGCTTTGCCACTGATGGATGTACTGTTTGGGAAAATGATCACGAACTTCAATAACTTCGCAACCGGTTCAGACTCCCCAGATCAGTTTCGGTCAGAACTGAATAAGTTCAC GCTTTACTTTGTCTATCTTTTTATCGGCAAGTTTGTGCTAGTATATGCATGGACT TTATCATTGTCTGTCTCCGCTGTGCGAACTACCAAGTCCCTACGAATTGCCTTCTTGACGCACCTGCTGCGACAAGACATTGGCTTCTTCGATAGAAACGAGAGTGGCTCTTCCGTTGTGCAACTGACGACTAATGCCAACCTGGTTAATCAAGGAATCTCCGAGAAGCTGGGCTTCGCGGTGCAGGGTACAGCTACCTTCGTGGCGGCATTCATCGTAGCCTTTGTGGTGCAGTGGAAACTAACTCTGATTACAATCTGTATCGCCCCTGCCATCCTGATTGTGACATCCGTCTGTGCCGGTATACTCGTTAAACAGGAAAACCGAATTCTCCACGTGAACTCCATCGCCGGGTCTCTGGCTGAAGAGGTCCTCGCCAGCATGAAGACCGTGCATGCCTTTTCCGCCTTTTCCAAGTTGACGAGCAAATACGATGACCACGCAAAGGAAGCAAAACGTCTGGGCCTCACCCAATCTCTTAACATGGCCATATTATACTCGGCGGAATTTTTCTGTGTCTATGCTGGATATGGCCTGGCCTTCTGGCAGGGAGTCCGCATGTATGCGAGGGGTGAGATTAATGAGCCCGGAAAAATCATCAC CGTGATCTTTGCTGTCATCCTAGCTGCAACGGCAATGACACAGATCGCACCGCAGATTATTCAAGTCACCAAGGCAGCGTCGGCCGCGCAAAGTATGTGGGAAGTGATTGATCGTGATTCGCCAATTGATGGGCTGTCTCTGGATGGTCAACGGCCTGACAAGTGTGAGGGCAATATTGAATTCTCGAATGTCTCCTTTTCGTATCCCACCCGGCCCCAGATCCCAGTTCTCCATGATTTCACACTGTCAATCCCCGCCAACAAGACAACGGCGTTGGTTGGGCCTAGTGGCTCAGGTAAAAGTACAGTCACTGGACTGCTGGAGCGATGGTACAATACCCAGGATGGCATCATCACGCTTGACGGGGTTGACATACGACAACTCAGCATCCAGTGGCTGAGGACTCACATTCGCATTGTTCAACAG GAACCAACACTCTTCAATGCCACGATCTTTGAAAATGTAGCATATGGCCTAGCAGGAACGGATTATGCCAACGCGCCAAAGCAGGTCCAGATTGAGCGGGTCATTACAGCTTGCAAGGCTGCTTACGCCCATGACTTCATTGAGACATTGCCCGAA AAGTACGACACCCAGGTCGGAGAGCGCGCCACAATGCTTTCCGGCGGCCAGAAGCAGCGTATTGCCGTTGCCCGAAGTATCGTTTCTGATCCCAAGGTGTTAATCCTCGACGAAGCTACAAGTGCATTGGACCCACAGGCCGAAAAGATTGTGCAACAAGCCTTGGACAACGTTTCCGCATCACGAACGACTATCACGATCGCACATAAGCTGTCGACGATCAGGAAGGCAGACCAAATTGTGGTCCTGTCGCAGGGGCAGATCGTTGAGAAGGGAACACATGAAGAACTCCAGGCTGCAGGAGGAACTTACCATCGCCTTATAAAGGCCCAGGATCTTGGTACCGTCGACAACGATGGGCCGCTGCctgagaaggaaagaaatgaaggaagCACTGGTATCACCCCGGCCATTTCCAGACAACAAGACCATAGCAAAGAAACCCAGCTTGTTGAAAGATTGAAGGCTCCGTCTGGACGTGGCCGTAGTCTGATTCGGTGTCTGGCTATACTGCTCCGGGAGCGCCGTGAACTGTGGTTTGAATTTATTGTCACATTGGTTACCTGCGTTGTGGGAG GAGCGACATATCCGATACTCGCATTCGTATTCGCGAAAGTTTTGGATGTCTTCCAAATACAACCCACAAGCAAGATGGTGGAAAAGGGTGATTTCTATGCCCTTATGTTTTTTGTACTTGCTCTTGTCATCTTGGTTGTCTATGGTGTTATGGGCTGGGTTACAAACGTAATTGCTCATGTAAGTGTCACCGAAATCCCACGTCTAATAGCTCTTCTCACGATCAAGCAGTGCGTTGTGTATACGTATCGTCTCGAGATGTTCCGCGACTACATCCGGCAAGACATGACGTTTTATGACCAGCCCCAACATACGACTGGCTCTCTTGTCTCTGATCTCTCTACAAAACCTAATAGCTTACAAGAGCTGCTTAGTTTCAACGTTGGAATCATCATCGTTGCCCTGGTGAACATCACCGCCAGCTCTATACTCTCTATAGCGGTTGGATGGAAACTGGGATTGGCTGTACTCGCAGGAGCTATGATTCCAATGGTATTCTGTGGCTACCTTAGGATTCGCCTGGAATTTCGACTGGACGATGCTACTTCGCATCGTTTTTCTGAAAGTGCAGCATTGGCTGGTGAGGCGATGTCTGCGATTCGCACCGTTGCATCGTTGGCAATCGAACGGGTGATCTTAGAGAAGTACACTACCAAGTTAGCAGGTATTGAGCGAAAGTCCATCAAGTCGTTAACTTGGACGATGTTCTGGCTAGCCCTTACACAGTCCCTCTCATTACTCTCTGAGGCATTGAGTTTCTG GTATGGAGGTCGCCTGTTATCGACAGGAGAGTACTCCAGCACGCGATTATacatcgtcgtcatcggAGCTATACTCTCCGGTGAAGCCGCCGCGTCATTCTTCATGTTTAGCACCA GCTTTACCAAATCTCAGGGAGCATGCAACTACATCCTCTGGCTCCGTTCTCTGCAACCTGATGTCCAAGATGGACCGTCCGACAATGGGTCCGGAGAATCAAACGATACGGCTGCCCGTGTGGAGTTACAGGACGTAGCATTCCGGTATCCTACTCGGCCTACCCGGCCGGTGTTAAACGATATCAATGTTGAG ATTAACCCTGGCCAATTCGTGGCCTTTGTCGGACCCTCCGGCCATGGAAAATCCAGCCTCATCTCGCTTTTAGAGCGATATTATAATCCAACATCTGGAAGCATCCAACTTGACGGTTCAGATATCCGCGACATGTCGCTCGCTTCGTACCGCAGCCATTTATCCCTTGTCCAACAAGAACCGGTCCTTTACCAAGGGACCATCCGTGAAAATATCGCATTAGGCCTTAAGGAAGAGGCGACCGAGGAACGGATCTACGAGGCCTGTCGCCAGGCGAATATCTTTGATTTCGTTTCCTCCCTGCCAGATGGACTAGCGACATCATGTGGCTCGCGAGGAAGTCTTTTCTCCGGTGGTCAGCGACAGCGTATTGCAATCGCAAGGGCGCTTATCCGCCGACCCCGTCTGCTGTTGTTGGATGAGGCTACGTCTGCGTTGGATACCGAGAGTGAGAGAATTGTGCAGGAGGCCTTGGATCAGGCTAAGGATGGCCGGACGACCGTTGCGATCGCACACCGATTGTCAACTATCAAGCATTCGGATCGCATCTTCGTGCTGGTCGGGGGTCGGGTTCGGGAGCAGGGGACTCATGAGGAGCTGCTCCAGCGCCGGGGGATTTACTATGAGATGTGTCTGGGGCAGGCCTTGGATAAAGCAGCCTAA